Sequence from the Streptosporangium brasiliense genome:
GCAGGCCGCCGACCTTCGACCGCAGGAAACCGGGCTTGGCAAGGGTGGTGCTCGTCATGTGATCAGGGTTGGACACGCGTCCCGCCATGCGCGAATCTTTTAGCCGTGCCTAAAAAGTCCTGCCACGTCGAGTGGATCTTCGCGCCGGACGACGTGGCCCGGATCCGCTTCGCCTTCTCCCCGATCTGGGAGCTGGTCACGAGCCTGCGCGCGCTGCGCGACCCGGCCAGGCACTCCCTCCACCTGCCCTGGGTGCGCGCCGTACGGTCCCGCCTGACCGGTCTCGACCTGTCGGAGCTGTTCGCGCTGGTCCCGCTCCGGGGCTATCTCGTCGACTTCGTCACCCCCACCCCCGAGACCCCGATGCCCGACTTCGCCGCCGACCTCGACCGGGTGCGGCGCACGCCCCCGGGGCGGGCGGCCGAGGAGGCGGGCCGGGTCAGCGGGTCCGACCCCCGCGTCATCGAGCGCTTCACGGCCGACCCCGAGGCGGGGGTGGCACGGGTCGCCGACACCCTGGAGCGCTACTGGGAGACGGCCTTCGCCGAGTTCTGGCCCCGGATCTACGGCCTGCTGGAGGCGGACGTGCTGCGCCGCTCCCGGCAGCTCGCCGTGGGCGGGGCCCGCGAACTCTTCGCCGACCTGCACCCGAGCGTGCGCTGGCACGGCGACCGGCTCCGCGTGGCCCGGCCCTGGCGCTACTCCGAGCCGATCGGCGGAGACGGCCTGGTGCTGGTGCCGACCGCCTTCTACTGGCCGGACACGGCCGTGATGGTCGAGCCGTACCAGCCGATGCTCCTCTACCCGGCGACGGGCGTGGGCACGCTGTGGGCCGCCGGCCCGCCGCCCGCCCCCGGGGCCCTCGCCGCGCTGCTCGGCCGCACCCGGGCGCAGATCCTGACCGCCCTGGCCGAGCCCGCGACCACCTCGGGGCTCGCCCGCCGGATGACCATCACCCCGGGGGCGGTCAGCCAGCACCTGGCCGTCCTGGCCGACGGGGGCCTGGTGACCCGCCGCCGTCTCGGCCGCGAGGTCGTCTACCGCCGCACCCCGGTGGGCGACTCGCTGGTCTGCGCGTCCTGACCGGACGGCGGCGGGGCGGCGTGGTGCGGCCGCCCGCCCCGCGCCGGGCACCCGGCGCGCTCCGCCCCGCCGGACACGCCCCTCCACGGTGCCCCGCTGAGATCCGCTGAGATCCG
This genomic interval carries:
- a CDS encoding ArsR/SmtB family transcription factor, with product MPKKSCHVEWIFAPDDVARIRFAFSPIWELVTSLRALRDPARHSLHLPWVRAVRSRLTGLDLSELFALVPLRGYLVDFVTPTPETPMPDFAADLDRVRRTPPGRAAEEAGRVSGSDPRVIERFTADPEAGVARVADTLERYWETAFAEFWPRIYGLLEADVLRRSRQLAVGGARELFADLHPSVRWHGDRLRVARPWRYSEPIGGDGLVLVPTAFYWPDTAVMVEPYQPMLLYPATGVGTLWAAGPPPAPGALAALLGRTRAQILTALAEPATTSGLARRMTITPGAVSQHLAVLADGGLVTRRRLGREVVYRRTPVGDSLVCAS